ttcaaatatgctgttgtgattgaagaagttaaataaaaatgtcagtcatcaattcatgcatcacctcatgtcatcataacagaggtctgtcttccaggaaagaacagtttaaaattaatgtaatatagtattggccatactatatgatgtattgcttgtctttgtttaataatacagaagacaaagaccttaaaaaataatcgcatatcacatcgcaatattggggcaaaaaaaaaaaaaaaaatcgcaattagattattttccataatcgttcagccctagatCTGACGCTGACTTTTCTCCACGTGGGCAGCTGCAGGTTAACGTGTCCTCTCCTACACCTCAGCAAAGTGCTAACACATCCAAATAACTGGCACTTATGTCCAACTGTTGAAACTGGTGATCCCAGAATCTGCAGTCATTTAGAAACGGCTGCACTGAGCTCCTGGGATGCTCTTAAAAGCCCAACATTAACCCTACTGAAGAGTTTGTAGACTGAGGTTAGGGTTACAGAGATGGCTCCATGACACCAAACCAACTGGAATGAACTCTACCCACTGTGCCCAGAACGGTGGTCAAATATCCTGCCAGAACTATGCTAAAGGCCAAGCCCCACTCACTGAGGGGCAGTTTGCTTTCAGTCGTAGTGTGGATCAGACAAAATCAATCCAAACTTGTTTCTAAAGTGGTTAAACGTGCTCGCTGCACAGTCACTCCACCCTGAAAGAAACcggttcaaagaaatcattaaaggACCCAAATTATAACGACATTTATACCCACGAGCACTGTGGAAACTCTGACCACAGATCTCCCTCGTTCACACTAGCACCTCGTCTCCACTCTGTTTCCATGACAACTGAGCACCACCCCAATGATGATGGGTTGTTATAGCAAGGTGGCCCAAACAATGGAGCAGACTGAGGATTATAGCTGCACCTGCACCCATCGTTGGACCACAGTGTTGGTTTATGTGCAGCTGTTTCCCTCCATGTTTCACAAACACTGGTGGGGTTGATTGTTGTCTGCTGACATCACACTTTCTGCCCGACTCTGCTCGCTTGAAACCGTCACCAGGTACTAAAAGCTGTCTGGCAGCAGGTCCTACCACCTGAGGGacaacactgaaaactgagTCGGTGCTGAGTTCATTCTTGTTTTTCACATACACTTTGTGATAAACTCCGCaggtttctctttgtttctttcaaaCTGAAATAACACTCAATGTTTAAGATTTAGGGAATAAATGTTCCCTAAACCGTGAGTAGGAGTCATCTGTGTCTCCTGCTTCGCTGATAAAACAAACAGGTTAGCAGCTGCAGTAGCAGcgatataaaaacacacagccgTCTAAACGATGTGACGCTTTACTGAGTCACAGAATCGTCACAGCTTCCTGTTACTATAGCTGTGCTGttcaataaatacaaaacatacTAAACACTGTGTTTTGATCACACAACCATGCGTGTGCATAAAACACGCTTTCTGCTCTGTTCGTCACACGGAGCTCTATGTGAAAATGCTCTGAGCCTGACAGACGGACAGTTACTGAAACAGGACAACGTTTTATTTTGGACacggactttttttttcctgcaatcATCACGTCAGACAAAAATCAAAAGACGTGCAGCTCTCCAGCTCGCTGCGACTCACATCGAGCAGCCCTGTGTAAGACTTCAGCACCAACCTTGGTCAGTTTTGGTGGCAGGCTTCCAGTTCTCTGCACTGATCACAGGCAAGCACACCTGGCCCTTCTCATCAATGTTGGGGTGGTAGATCTTTGTCTTGAATGTGATCTTGGGAGGCTTGAAAGGGTACTCGGTGGGGAAAATGATTTCAATCCTGAATGCACCTTTGTCATAAGGAGGGTTGTCCTGAAAGGGAACCAATAAGGTTAGTAAGGGGAACCTCGGGCCTACGTATCTCAGACCAGCCAAAGAAGGAACAGCAGCTTACAGGAACAATCAGCCCTTGCCATGCCAGTAAGTTTGATTCCTCAACTTGAATGTTTCTGAAGTTTTTCATTCCAGACTTGCGAATCTCATCAAGTTCCTGAAAGAACGAGCACACAGTTGATATTAGAAAGGTTATTACAGTCaatacaagaaaaataaaacatgtatgaTTTTACAGAGTGGAAGGATGCACCACCCAAATGACACCACCAGTTTAGGACAGCGTAGCAGGAAGACGCAGCCTCCAAACTACACACCAGGTTTTAAACTGCGCTGAAATTATTTACACGTTCTTTCCTGAATGTTGATGTGAAGTCTAAGCAGAAAGTAGGAGCAAAGAAACAAGCTGATGTTGGTTTGGTTCCTGTTATCCACCTCAGAGGTCCCCAGTACTAAACAGCACCACCTCCAGTGTTTTCaggtaaagaaaattaaagctgctatacaATGAAACATGTCACTTAAAACAAATGACAAACCAACTGCAACATCTCAGCTTTGTAGAGAAGTGTTGTATATGGTAGATCTGAGGATGTGCTCAGCGCTACATGTTTTATTCACAGTATGTGTCCAGTGACCTGTTAAGCTCTAAACTGCTTGGATTGCAACTATTTCATTGCATAAAGTAGCAGCGTTGCACTTAATCCTAATTCATCACATGCTAAACAAACTCAAGCCTTCCAGCCAACAGGAGcgtttctctttcatttcagtGCAGCAGCCaacagtgaaagtgaaagtgaactACAACCTGCATCCAGCAGCACCACAGTGGACCTCCTAGTTTGCCATCAGGTTACTGGTTCTGTCACCAGTTTGACTTACGTTAGATTATGTTAGCTATTAGCTGAAACCCCCTGAGTGGCACTTACAGCCAGCCTCGTGGTTCCATCTGTGGCAGGTTTTTGTTGCACAGCTCGACGGTGTAAACGTGTCTAACACGTTTTTAGGGTAAAGTGATTGTGATTAATAAACAGCGTGTGACCGGTTTACGGTCCAACAGCACCGACGTTTGTTTCACGTGAATGAAATCCTGTCAATGTTAATCTGCATGTCCGCACTGAATAACTCCACCTGCATCAGTGAGCCGGTTCCAGGCCAGCTCTGCTCCGCGAGCTTTCAGCGTTGTTACTCCGGGTAAACTTCAAACATACAGCCTCCTGTAACCGCCTCATTCAGCGCAGTGTACGTTTAAAGGCGGAAACGATAATCACGGGGAAACAAACGTAGGTTAACGCAGACCTTACGCAATATGCTACGACCACCACACAAAACGAAAGCAGCATTTAGTGTGTGTCGCCTTCAGGCCGCATTACTGGAAGTGTAACGCTGCGCTGTAGTTCACACCCACTTCCTAATGGCGAACTTCAAAGTCTGATTAAGTTGAAGTGTAGCTAGCTGAGACCTGGGGATAGCAACTTAGCTGATTAGCAAACGTCTTATGCCGTGGAAATTGACACGATCTCGGGCTGCCCGCTGCCGGATTGACTCCCTCGGTCACACAACTCAAGAGTTTGACGTTCAAACTGTAGATAAGAGACTTGAATGAGGTTTTTGGCAGCCCCGGGCAGGATCCCTGTAGATCCTCCGGCCTGATTTGGGACTGCTTAGTTGCCTAACGTTAATATTTGGTCGGCTAGGTGGTCAATGCTGACCTCTTGTTTCTGTTGAGCTACAGCTACAGCTGGACACTGACGGTCACTTAATGCAAATATACTCTGTAACGTGAACACGAGCCAAAGGACGGACGCTTCCACTAACCGTCAATACGTCCTTAAACATTAGAAACGATCAAAAAGAACGGCAACGACGGATTTACCTTGGCCAGCCTCCTGCTCGCCGCCATCTTGAAACTACTGTGTGTTCCCAGAATTCACCGCGCTGGGAATATGGGTCTGTTCCTGCGCTGAGGCTGATCAGGTTGGACATCCGCCTGTTTGTGAACATGCCGACATGTCCACGCCAGGAAGCAACGTGTTTAAATGCGGGATATCTGTAATTATGTATGTTACAAACATGTTGGGCTGTGAGCCGGAGCCGCGGGGGGAGACCTGAGCCTGAACCCAGCTGTGTCTGCTTCCGCTTTATTTGTTAGTATTAATGCAGGTGTTCGCATGTAGACCCCTGAAAACGCATGATGAGTTACACCTGTATGAGTCGGCTTGGTTAACCCTCAGCTCTGCTGTCAGTCTGTTGTAATTGGCTCATGCAACAGTCGTGTGGATGGCACAGAGCAAAAAGGTTCCATGTGCTTGTGCAACACTTTcaacaataaagttttatttgagtTCATGTTTCTACTTTAATATCACGTGCAAATCCATGTTCGCCCTGCACTTTCGTTCTAAAGCTACAAACATGTGTGAATCTGTCCATCAGCACTGCAAACAAGTACGGCTCAGAGCACGTTTCTGATGTAACCCCCCCCCACTGCTGCACACATGTATGTGCTGCACCACCCTGCTGTACAATGACCGTCGTCTCTCTCAGTATAGGATGATGTAGCTCTGCAGGTCATCCTTGTACCTGAACATTGAAAAGCGGTAGTCCACCTTCAGTTTGAATATTCAGACTGCACCGTCTCATTTATAAACATGTGTACACTGTGTTATTAGAAATTATTAATTAACTTTAGTCTGATGGCATTTATGTGGTTGTAAATTCTGTTTCTCTGTTACACTTtgctgtgacagcactgagagAGCAggacagagagggtgagaaagagacagagctaAGAACAGGACAAGATCTGACACGTAGTGAAAGATGATACACACCAGGGAAGCTTCTGTTTCACTCATGATGATTTTATAGAACTACTCAGTGTGTGTGGACCACAAACCTGCTCTTATAACATAGATTATGTTGATCGTCTGCAGTGCCACAGCGTGTGGAGTGATCATGGCGACCCAAACACAGACGACCAGACGCAAAACTAGATTTTGACAAATGTGTGTCGTTCATTATGGCCGATAGCAAAACATTAACCAAAAGACAAACCCCTTTCTTtccctaaactgggaaaactacagACATGAAACCTGGAACAGTCAGAAATACCTGAACACTTGCATCAACATAGGACTGAGGATGACAGGAAGAAGAGTGTCTGCAAATGTGCACGTTAGgtggaaaatcatcaaagattGCTTTATTATTTGGTCAACAGGTTGAAACGATGTTGTGATTCTCTTCTTACTGCTTTGCTGTAAGCCTACTGAGAAGTCCACTGCTCCCTCTCAGACATCTCCATACCTCCACAGGTATGGCACCTGGACCAGCTGCCTTtccactcctcctcctttctaAGTCACTTCCTGACTCACCCACTGTCCATCTGTGCTCCTCAATCTCTCGTTTTCTGCACACTCCCATCACCTGTTAACACATCTCCATTCCTGTCCCTGATTATCTCCAGCTCCTTTCCAGCTCCATCTGTCAGCGTGTAGCCACTCAGCACTGTTCTTTCCCTCCTTCACATACAACTCACTAAGGCTTTTCCTTTGCCACGTCTGTCTTTCCTGTATGCCTAGTTTCCCAGTACTCCTGTCTGTATTTTGCACCTCCGGTCCCACTTTTTATTTGCCAGTCTCTTTGGTAATCTCCTTTTAATATTTTCCTGCACTTCCTCATCCCTCCACCAAGTCTCGTTGTCCTCTTTCCTCTGTAGGACACACCCATCACCTTCATGACAGGTTCCTTCAGCCTATAGCTGTACTGTTCCAGTCATGTTTGCTGCCACTCGGAGCCTGTCTCAACCTCTCCCTGAAATCTGTGCAGCATCCTTTACTCTTCATTTCCTACCATTGCATCCTTGCCTCTGCCTTCACTCGCTTCCTCTTGATTTCCAAAGTCGTCCTCCAGCACTACCATCCAACGCTGCTCCAGCTGTCACTCGTTACTCTACGCCCCGCCCTTGATACACGCCCACAACACAAAATCATGGCCAAAAGATCTGAAActgataaaaaagaagaagaaaaaattgcagctgtaaaaaacaacaacagaaaacagacaaaggaTACTTTATTCAAAATAATTcatctgcttgtttgttttactttttaaatgtcaaaaacagATGGAAATCACTTTTCCAGATGAACAAAGCTTTTGATCCTAATTTAGTTCCATAGCAATGCGCCACATTTGACACGGCAGCAATACCCACGGCAGGCTGTACCCACGGCAGGCTGTACCCAGTCTGTCCCCGGGGCCCATAGTGGGACCCATCAGCTCGGTGGTACATGCTGCTTCGGTGGCCTTAAAGAGCTTGGTCTCACTCTCTTATCTATATAAATTAGCGAGGATTTGACACGTGCTGTGGGACCATTTCCTAACAcatgttaaacaacagcagttttcagactCTTGCTTGTCGTGACAGGCTTCACTGTGAGTTTCCTTGTAGCTGCTGTAAAGTGAACCGCACTgttatggcgttatttttgtgccactattctgcagtgttgggactaacgcgttattaagtaacgcgttacagtaactacgttattattgtggtaacgagcacggtaactagttattatgccaaaatcaggaacgcgttactcgttactgggatttagatagggtcgttactcgttacttcgtgtggtggctatcacggagcttccacagattcagtaacattagcaagtggtggaggccagcaggtggatgagagaaaggggacgcagaaggaaaagagacccgaggcagccgccggtccaagtgtgaactgaacttcaggtaagaagttatgacctgcagtctctctgggtcagatataaaccaagtttaggtggagtttattttcgttattctgaccttttccgtactgcgtgctagctagcatgacagagtttctatacagctgggtggtgctatgaagttaatgatgttgaactttattttgttcataagttattagagttgccaaccgtcccgtctggtattcagagaaaatattacgcgtttcttattgaggtgaaaaggaacagtttgtcccgtaattcagctacaatgaaaaagacacaaagctggagttattctgtgtttacgctgcacagctgcctctcctctcattctctcccctctctctctcccatttctacttcaatcatgaaactgatcaatgatcagctgatcagctctcttgtttgtttatcacccactttgcgccgaaagaggaaaccagcggatgtcgcgctaaacaacagcagcacgtttaagcttgatcagctgttgttagaatttatttaatattactttctagtatcagctgatgtttgctggagccacagctgtaaagctgctggtcatgatatggtttggttatctggtgagagggaaacatgaagatgaaaccaggagatgtccttactggatcatcagagctgagcaggtgatggagaaacaggtttaccttttaggtgacatgaatgagttgaagttatgaactgtttctgagagacaaataacaccaggatccttttctaagcagctgacagctggtaactgtgcaggggcgggtctagcaaagtgtggccaggggggcatgtagggcattaacagggagaggggggcacaaagaaatacttttctttcttattctcatttaaaatgtcgagcttttaaaaaataattacctgaatcttacaacaaacgattgatagattgatgcatatataccatcagaacagtgaacatcactgtcacaacagtgtttattttcattcaaaagctttatgatttttcctataatagtcaaaatgcccgggccagttttctgtcccagtccagccctgtatgcagctcatctgcagtctggtgttacctacatcttcctattcagaaggcagaatttccgagttctgagtacaatcaaagcaccacgactgcagtttttgtgttggatgtaaaaggcgcacatgacgctgtgacgtaggctagaatcatggcagcagtcaatgacggtccaggcgtgggatttctctcgtggaaatatgcacattatcttttcctttctattggtcggtggcacagtgcactgtggcaagtaagcaagctagaagactgcaaAGTTATGggagcaacacattaacaagagaattctgagtaaaaccaaagttactttccctagtaactagttactttgaaagtaacgagtaacttgaagtaactgagttacttttgagagaagtaactagtaatgtaactaagttactattttaaagtaacttacccaacactgctatTCTGAGCAcacgtaaaaaaaagtttgcaggtgcaagtgttgtattttgaggagaaatttattttgagcgaagaaaagctaaatttgagtgaacaaaattcattcctGTGTGCAAaagatgtatttcagtgtttgctattatccacacacacaccagcagcccctctcgctcagtttttgcatttgcgctcgctcgcaatgtgtcgctcgcgctctcaacatttctgcccgtgcgcgtTCAACTCATtctctacaccgttatatttgtgccacaaaaccagccaatcacagacttggatgcaaaaaactctgattggctgttctggtctccaatcagctcgaaatgacgaaatgcaatatcccagaatgcatttcgttcaaaactcaaacgaggcagtggcggaggaagacagagtggcggagtttgaaatattactctgtctgcgtcacaaaataaactttaaagatattttcCATGCGAGAATGtttctgtgtaaacttcaaataccatcacatatttgcacaagtgctctgacgttttcggagctgcctggcacaaaaataacgccatacacCGTAGCTTCACCTGGAAGTGATCACACTGACCGGAACAACAAGATGGCGAGGACTGTGGTGCTTCGGGTAGgcgaaaacaaaacacaacctgTAACTCGTGTTGACGCTGAAGCTTGTAACgaagaaagaaagcagctgatgtgtgtttgtgtgagtgatgGGCGAGGTGGGCGCCCACAGGCAGGGATGAGCGTAGTCACGGGAATCGTGGACGTTTCACTATGTAGCCCTGATGCTAACACAGGCTAGCCAGTCTCTGCTAGCTCCCAACAACCCGCTGTTATTATAAGTTAATGCGCCTGAAGCTCGCACACTGTCTTGATGTACTGCGTGTTGTATGTGGCAGACATGAGTGTGAGGTATGGTGTAAGAAACATAATAGTTTCCGTGGGAATCTTAAACCAAACTGCTAATCGAAAAAACTACATACACCCGATTAGCCAAAAGTTATCGCGAGGCTGTGAGTTAAACACGATGtacacaaacatgttaaaacatccGGGTTTTCATTTTATTAGTAACGAGATTACAGAAACTTTGCTTTCATGTCGTGTTAAATATTCCTGATCCAGCGCTCGTTCACCGCGTCTGTATCATCACACTGTCGTGGGTTCACTCACCGTGGACGTGACACTGAAACAAGACCCCAGATAAAGGACAAACTAAGCTGGGCACTTGGCCGTGCTGTTGTGTGTTCGTCTTCAGTTCTGAGAAACTAGAATCAGTTGTTTGTTCAGCTGATGAAATCAGGTCTGTCACTTTCATTCAGACAAACATTTAAACTCGCTTTTGAAAGTTCAAATGgattcattaaaaacacaatgaaatacaCGATTGAAGTACTTTTCTTACGCTCTAGTTTTCAGTTCAAACATATAACAAATCCACGTTGTAATAATAAACTTTGACATTTGATCTTTTTCAACTGCAAATTAAGTTAAACTTCATCAAATCTGTTTAATTCAGTCAGATAGTTCTGAGTTTTGTCAAACACACCAACACTGTATCTGTCATAAATGTTGCCATCCGACAGTTTCAAATTACATGCAGTTTATTCCTGATGATACAGCAGCTGTGATAAATCACTATAACATGTTGTTGTCACGTAGAGACAAATTCATATGAAGATATTACTGCTTATTATTGCTGTGAAGCCTTCTTCTTATAACCAGAGCAGCTGCTCAGTCGAATCCTTTTCAGTTGTCCTTGTTGATAAAGACTCATTCTTTGGAAATCTgcctgcatttataaattagaccTTTTAACCAGTCAGCCTAAGCAGCTGTGTCCAGAAAGGTTGCCTCAGGTGAAATGTGCCCTCTCGTTTAGTagtcaaagtcagctttattgtcaaaGATCATATGTACAGTCGTACACAGGAATTTGGAATTGCAATGCTCCCCCAGTGTAcactaaaaatacaaagagaaggaaataaaaacaaaataaaataaaaagttttatgTACAACACAATACAACACTACACAATTATTTAAACAGCAGTGTCCAACACAATCGTAGTGATTGTGGGTAAGTCCGTGTGCAGTGGGAGTGGGGCAGTCAATGAAAGGCTGATGGTGGTGGGTCAGAGTTTGTATGTTTGGAGGGGGGGCTCAGAGGGAAGAGGTGCATGCAGGTCTGGAGATCATGTGTGAGAGCAGGGAGTGAATTCAGCATCCTATTGACCTGTGGCGTGCCTGTATCGATAGAGTTAGGATTAGTGTTGCCACACAAAATATCACGTGACcttactttaaagaaaaaaggaagaccTACAGAATGAAGCGACGCAGGATTTTCATTTAGTACCATAAGTGTATCTACTCAACATCTTCTAATGAGTTCCAACCTCGGTGACCTCGACCTAAAGGTCAGAGTACGTTTTCTGGGAATCTTGGGAATGTGATAAGTTGAGGATGAGATGATGTAGGATGTTTTAAAGTTGATACCATAGAGTTGAGGGGAGACACTGATGGATTGCAGTAGTTTTTGTAAGAATGTGTTTTAAGCCTGAGACTAGATGAAGGATGATTAGCATGTTTAACgaacagaaaaaagacaattacTGTGTGGATGTCACCTGCCTCTAGGGTTGGGAAACGAggattccttggaatcg
This genomic stretch from Astatotilapia calliptera chromosome 12, fAstCal1.2, whole genome shotgun sequence harbors:
- the ube2l3b gene encoding ubiquitin-conjugating enzyme E2 L3b isoform X3, whose translation is MQELDEIRKSGMKNFRNIQVEESNLLAWQGLIVPDNPPYDKGAFRIEIIFPTEYPFKPPKITFKTKIYHPNIDEKGQVCLPVISAENWKPATKTDQVIQSLIALVNDPQPEHPLRADLAEEYSKDRKKFLKNAEEFTKKHGEKRPMD
- the ube2l3b gene encoding ubiquitin-conjugating enzyme E2 L3b isoform X2; amino-acid sequence: MFKDVLTELDEIRKSGMKNFRNIQVEESNLLAWQGLIVPDNPPYDKGAFRIEIIFPTEYPFKPPKITFKTKIYHPNIDEKGQVCLPVISAENWKPATKTDQVIQSLIALVNDPQPEHPLRADLAEEYSKDRKKFLKNAEEFTKKHGEKRPMD
- the ube2l3b gene encoding ubiquitin-conjugating enzyme E2 L3b isoform X1, which translates into the protein MAASRRLAKELDEIRKSGMKNFRNIQVEESNLLAWQGLIVPDNPPYDKGAFRIEIIFPTEYPFKPPKITFKTKIYHPNIDEKGQVCLPVISAENWKPATKTDQVIQSLIALVNDPQPEHPLRADLAEEYSKDRKKFLKNAEEFTKKHGEKRPMD
- the ube2l3b gene encoding ubiquitin-conjugating enzyme E2 L3b isoform X4 produces the protein MKNFRNIQVEESNLLAWQGLIVPDNPPYDKGAFRIEIIFPTEYPFKPPKITFKTKIYHPNIDEKGQVCLPVISAENWKPATKTDQVIQSLIALVNDPQPEHPLRADLAEEYSKDRKKFLKNAEEFTKKHGEKRPMD